Within Cytophagia bacterium CHB2, the genomic segment CTCTCCTCTGCTCGATGCCCGGCAACGCATGCTCGGCGGCCTGGCCACATTTCGCGACATTACGCAACGAAAACAAGTCGATGAATTCCTGGCCTCCTCCCAGGAATTTTTGCGCAGTTTGATTGAAGAAACACCGCTGGGCGTGATCGTGTTTGATCAAGAGGGTGCAGCCGAGCATGTTAATAAAGCCTTCTTGAAAATTCTGGGACTCGAATCGCCCAACGAGCTGATCGGCCGGTTCAACGCCTTCACCGATCCGCTTTTTGCCAAGAATGATCTCGTCAAATATTGCGTCCAGGCCTATAAAGGCAAGATTATCGAGATTTCGCCCACCGCGATCGATTTTCAAAACAAGAAAGTATTCAGTCTCGACGACATTTCATTCGTTGAAAATGCGGCGAAGCGCACGGCTGACGGCCTGAAAGTCGTGTCCCTGCTACTTTTTCCGGTGCGCGATCGCAACGGCAAAGTGCGCAGCGTGGTGGCGATGGTAACGGACCTGACCGAGCGCACGCGCGCCGAGCGCAGCCGGAAAGAGATCGAAGCCCGTTTTCAAGACATGGTCGCGCGCATTGCGGATTATCTCTTTAGCGCGCGCGTCGAGCACGGCAGCCTGAAGTATGAGTTTTGCAGTCCGGTGATCGAGAAAATCACCGGTTATCCCGAAGAATTCTTTTTGAATGACAATTGGTTTTGGTTCAAAATTATTCTGCTGGATGACCAGCAACGTGTGCAAGAGGAGTTGTTGAATCTCTTCACGCAACGCGAAGACGAAGGCGTGATCGAATATCGCATCCGCGCGCGTCACGGCGAAACGCGTTGGTTGCAATCGCGGTTCACCGTTTTGCGCAACGACAAGGGCAAAATCGAGCGCGTCATCGGCGCGGTTTCCGACATCAGCCGCCAAAAAGAAGCCGAAGAAGCCGTGCGCAAAGCCGTGGGCAAATTCCGCTCGCTGGTCGAAACCATGCACGAACTGGTGGTGACGATTGACGGCCAGGGCAAAATTTCGTTCGCCAATCGTTCTTTTTACCGGGTGATGAATTACAGCGATCGCGCCGTGCTCGGCAAAAACATTCATGATTACGTTCATCCCGAGCAAGTGGACGCCGTCAAAGGCGTGTTTCAAAATGTGATGCGCGGCGAACATTCCCTGCGCAACTATGAATTGCGTTTCCGCAAGGCGAACGGCGAGTATCTGCTTTTGATCATGAACGCCGACCCGCTCTATGAAGAATCCGGCGCGATCAACGGCATTCTCACCGTTGCTTTCGACATTACCGAACGCCGCCAGGCGATTGAAGCGATTCAAAAGCGCAACGCCGAGCTTATGTTCATGAATCAGCTCAGCGATCAATTCAAATCCACCGTGGGGCAGGAAGAGCTGTTTCAACTGGTTTATGAATTTCTGCCGGTGGCCATGGGCATTCAACATACCGACATCGCTTTGTGGAATGAACGCCGGCAAATGCTGCTGCACCAAAACGGCGCGGCGGGCGGCGAGGGCGCGCACAACCAATTCGGCGTGCGCGTCTCGCAACGTTGCTTTGAGAGCGGCGAACCCGTGGTCATCAACGACAGCGCCGCCAGCGCGCTGGTCGAGCCGGAATGGATTGAACGCGCCGGCGTGCAATCCACAGCCGCCGTGCCGATTTTGGAGGCGGGCCGCACCATCGGCGTCTTGCGCGTCGATGATACGCGCGAAAAAAATCGTTTCACCGAG encodes:
- a CDS encoding PAS domain S-box protein — encoded protein: SPLLDARQRMLGGLATFRDITQRKQVDEFLASSQEFLRSLIEETPLGVIVFDQEGAAEHVNKAFLKILGLESPNELIGRFNAFTDPLFAKNDLVKYCVQAYKGKIIEISPTAIDFQNKKVFSLDDISFVENAAKRTADGLKVVSLLLFPVRDRNGKVRSVVAMVTDLTERTRAERSRKEIEARFQDMVARIADYLFSARVEHGSLKYEFCSPVIEKITGYPEEFFLNDNWFWFKIILLDDQQRVQEELLNLFTQREDEGVIEYRIRARHGETRWLQSRFTVLRNDKGKIERVIGAVSDISRQKEAEEAVRKAVGKFRSLVETMHELVVTIDGQGKISFANRSFYRVMNYSDRAVLGKNIHDYVHPEQVDAVKGVFQNVMRGEHSLRNYELRFRKANGEYLLLIMNADPLYEESGAINGILTVAFDITERRQAIEAIQKRNAELMFMNQLSDQFKSTVGQEELFQLVYEFLPVAMGIQHTDIALWNERRQMLLHQNGAAGGEGAHNQFGVRVSQRCFESGEPVVINDSAASALVEPEWIERAGVQSTAAVPILEAGRTIGVLRVDDTREKNRFTEENIRYLRVIAQQLSAAIQNTRLYQKLRSSEENYRSLFENAADGIYRATIDGHLLAANPALVKMLDYQTAGDVLALHMPEHLFMRREDFEALKNLLRSRKFVHGFETMFKRRDGSVIDVRINAHLVTETQHAVEQVEGDVDDITEEKALREHLLQAQKLEGLGRMSGGLAHDFNNYLNAIINNLTLAREYLPPETPAAKYLRDAELAADQGADLIYKLLTFSRSSADADSYLAALRSAEEVVRVDVNASIAEAIEPLRQSLERDVTLVFEPSDTVVNVNAEPLQIKQLIMNLGVNARDAVASNVEAKNGQSKITISTSLVEIDEAYRQKYAQARIGRFVRLAVTDTGAGIAANVQQRMFEPFFTTKEPGKGTGLGLAVVYGLVQQLQGWITYNTKVGEGTTFEVYLPAAN